A DNA window from Helianthus annuus cultivar XRQ/B chromosome 15, HanXRQr2.0-SUNRISE, whole genome shotgun sequence contains the following coding sequences:
- the LOC110910434 gene encoding histone H1, translating into MSTEEPIVATEPTVEATETADVTATENAPAETEVKETKATKAKKTKKASAPRKPRTPAAHPTYLEMITDAITTLKERTGSSQYAIAKLIEGKQKNLPANFKKQLSTQLKKFVAAGKLVKVKASYKLPSKASGEAAPKKKTAAKAKPAAKKAPAKKKPAAATKAKAKPAAKTAKPAAKAKPAAKAKPAVKAKPAAKTKPAAKAKPAAKPKAAAPAKKKPAAKAKTPTKPVAKAARTSTRTSPGKKAAAPKAAAAKKTPVKKAAAKKAAPAAKKATPAKRAGAARKAKK; encoded by the exons ATGTCGACTGAAGAGCCAATCGTTGCGACCGAGCCTACTGTGGAGGCGACGGAGACCGCTGACGTCACTGCGACGGAGAATGCTCCTGCTGAAACGGAGGTGAAAGAGACCAAAGCGACCAAAGCGAAGAAAACGAAGAAAGCTTCTGCTCCGAGGAAACCTAGGACTCCTGCTGCTCATCCTACATACCTCGAG ATGATTACGGACGCCATAACTACTTTGAAGGAAAGAACCGGTTCAAGCCAGTACGCAATTGCGAAGCTTATCGAAGGGAAGCAGAAGAATCTTCCGGCTAACTTTAAGAAGCAGCTGTCAACTCAGCTGAAGAAATTCGTTGCTGCCGGTAAGCTTGTTAAGGTCAAAGCCTCTTACAAGCTACCGTCGAAGGCTTCTGGCGAAGCTGCTCCGAAGAAAAAAACCGCTGCGAAAGCCAAGCCGGCTGCCAAGAAAGCTCCAGCTAAAAAGAAGCCGGCCGCTGCTACGAAAGCTAAAGCCAAACCAGCTGCCAAAACCGCCAAGCCTGCTGCGAAAGCCAAGCCAGCTGCGAAGGCAAAGCCGGCTGTGAAAGCCAAACCTGCTGCTAAAACAAAGCCGGCTGCAAAGGCTAAGCCAGCTGCCAAGCCGAAAGCCGCAGCTCCTGCAAAGAAGAAGCCAGCTGCCAAGGCGAAGACGCCTACCAAGCCCGTTGCTAAGGCTGCTCGGACGTCAACTAGAACATCTCCAGGCAAGAAAGCTGCGGCTCCCAAGGCGGCTGCGGCTAAGAAGACACCGGTGAAGAAGGCGGCAGCGAAGAAGGCAGCACCGGCGGCGAAGAAAGCTACTCCGGCTAAGAGAGCCGGAGCGGCTAGGAAAGCGAAGAAGTGA